The genomic DNA GCGGTCAGGTTCAGCTTGTTCTTCGGCGTGCCCATGCAGTTCGACGTGTCGCAGTTGCCGTGCGTGCCGGCGAACTGGTAGCGCAGCGTGTCGGACTCGGCGCGCAGGAACGAGGCGATGTGCGTCCACGTCAGGCCGATGGTGGCCTTGCCGTATTCGCCCAGGCGCAGGCGCTGCTTGATCTCGACGTCGACGCCGGAAACTTCCGTGAACGACGAGTTGCGGTAGGCGCCTTGCACGACCAGCAGCGTGCCGCTGTTCGGAATGACGTTGCCGGCAGCGTCCTTCAGGTTGTTGTCGTTGCGCACGGCGCCCGGACGCGTTGCCGCTTCCGCGTACGAGACCGGGTTGATCTCGTTCTCACGCTTGATCTTGAAGCCGTCCACCGCCAGGCTGGTGCCGTCGAACGGGTCCCACACCAGGCCCAGCGTGTAGCCTTTCGACTCTTCCGGTTTCAGGTCCGGGTTGCCGATCTTGATCGAGCTGATCGAGATCGAGCAGTCGCCCTGGCTGGCGCCGGCGATCGGCGTCGGCACGCCGGCCGCGTTGGTCGGGCAGCGCACCGGGTCCTGCACGGAAGCCGAGCCGGTGGCCTGGCTGCGCGTGTTGTTCTCGGCGGCGCTCGGGGCGCGGAAGCCTTCCGTGTAGGTGCCGCGCAGCGCGAACGTCTTCACCGGCGTCCACTTGATGCCCAGCTTCGGCGTGGTCGAGTTGAACTTGTCGTAGTGGTCGTAGCGCAGCGCGCCCGTCACCTCGACCGATTTCAGGATCGGCGCCAGTGCTTCGATATACACGGCGGAGACCTTGCTGTCGCCGAAGGCCGCGGTGTAGCTGGAGTTGATCGAGCCGTCTTCGGAGCCGCCGAACGATGGGTTGTTCAGCTTTTCCTGGCGGTGTTCGCCGCCGATGGCCAGGCCGACATTACCGCCCGGCAGTGCGAACGGCAGCTCGCGGGTGGCCTTGAAGTCGACGATGTCCAGCTTGGTCGTGGAATGCGACGTGGCGGTACGGGTCAGCGCGGCATACAGCGCCGGCGAGTTCTTGCCGGCCTGGGCGCCGATGTAGTAAGGGAACAGCGAGCTGGCCGGATTGGACAGCGCGTCGTTCAGCACCTTCATGTTGATCATGTTGGTCCACGCCAGGTCCAGCTTGGACTCGGAGTGGGTGTAGCCGGTTTCCCAGTCCCAGCCCGCGTTGTTGCCCTTCAGGCCCACGACGAAGCGGTTGAAGGTGTTCTTGGCATTGCGTACCGAAGGACCCACGTCGAACATCGAGTAGCGCAGGCGTACGTCCTTGCCATACGGGTTCTGCGGGTGGGTCGCATCCATGTTGATCAGCGAACCGTAGTTGATCAGCTGCGGCACGTTGTTCGCGCCCGGGAAGATGATCGTGCCCGACGTCGAGCCAGGCGTCATCGTGAACGACGAGCGGCGCTCCGAGTAGCCCAGCTCCGTGTAGGCCTGCAGGTTCGGGTTGATCTGCCAGGTGCCGCGGGTGTACAGGTTGAGCGATTCGATTTCCGGCTGCATCGAGCGGAACTGGTCCTGGTGCCACACGCAGCCGCCGCGCGGGTCGCCCTGCGTGGCTTGCGAGAAGTTGGCGCAGCCCGGCAGCGAGACGTACTGGCCGGTGGCCGGGTTCAGCAGCGAGCCGGTCGGGGAGGGCGACGCGGCGCCGTTGCTGATGTAGCCGCTGGCGTACTGCGTCGGCAGGCCGTAGCCCCATGGGCGAATGTCGCCGTGGCCGATCCAGTCGCGGTTCTTGCGGCTCGACGCGGCCAGTTCGTCCGACTGGCTGTATTCGGCGTTGACGACCCAGTTGTACTTGTCCTCGTCCAGGTCGCCCTGGCCGTAGGTGATCGAAGCCTTGTTCTGCTTGGCGTCGTCATAGCGCGACCAGCCGGTCTCGCCACGCACCTGCAGGCCGGTGAAGTCCTTGCGCAAAATGATGTTGACGACGCCGGCGATCGCATCGGCGCCGTACAGCGAGGAGGCGCCGTCCTTCAGGATCTCGATCCGTTCGACGATCTGCATCGGCACGGTGGAGAGGTCGGTAAAGCTCTTCTGGCCGTCGTCGGCGCGCGCATACGGCGCCATGCGGCGGCCGTTCAGCAGCACCAGCGTGGACGTCGCGCCCAGGCCGCGCAGCGAGATCGCGGTGGAGCCGGCGGCGAAGCCGGAGCCGAAGCTGGTCGGCAGCGAGCCGGCGCCATCGACGGTCAGGGTCTGCAGGTACTCGGCCACGGTGGCCTTGCCCGAGCGCAGCAGCTCGTCGCTGTTGATCACGGTGACCGGCGAAGCGGTCTCGGCGGTTGCGCGCTTGATGCTCGAACCGGTGATTTCCACGCGCTGCATCGGCGCATCCTGCGCCAGCGCTGGCAGGGCGGCGGCGCCCATGCCGGCCGCCGCGAACAGCAGGCGCACGGAACGTGCCATCATTTTTTCCATCATCATGTACTGCCTCCAAGATTGAACGAACCTGTAACAAGCGGTATTGCTTGAGGTGGCGTTTTCTGAAGGAACTGTCTATGCAGGCCCTTCAGGGAGGGCATCAGAACAGAGGGGCGCGGCTAGCGTCAATCGTAAAGTTGTACTGGGGATGTAACCAGATGTAACGGTTTGGGGTGCGATGGAAGCGTTTCCGAACTTTATTTGCAATATTGCGATTTTGTCGCGATATCGTACGCTGTGGAATTGCGTGACCGTACAGATGGGAGGTGGCGGGGCGGGAGATCCGTATTTCTGCGTATGTGGCACATCCGCTACAACCCGCGGGGACAGGCACCGATCTGCAGGTCGAAG from Pseudoduganella armeniaca includes the following:
- a CDS encoding TonB-dependent receptor; its protein translation is MMMEKMMARSVRLLFAAAGMGAAALPALAQDAPMQRVEITGSSIKRATAETASPVTVINSDELLRSGKATVAEYLQTLTVDGAGSLPTSFGSGFAAGSTAISLRGLGATSTLVLLNGRRMAPYARADDGQKSFTDLSTVPMQIVERIEILKDGASSLYGADAIAGVVNIILRKDFTGLQVRGETGWSRYDDAKQNKASITYGQGDLDEDKYNWVVNAEYSQSDELAASSRKNRDWIGHGDIRPWGYGLPTQYASGYISNGAASPSPTGSLLNPATGQYVSLPGCANFSQATQGDPRGGCVWHQDQFRSMQPEIESLNLYTRGTWQINPNLQAYTELGYSERRSSFTMTPGSTSGTIIFPGANNVPQLINYGSLINMDATHPQNPYGKDVRLRYSMFDVGPSVRNAKNTFNRFVVGLKGNNAGWDWETGYTHSESKLDLAWTNMINMKVLNDALSNPASSLFPYYIGAQAGKNSPALYAALTRTATSHSTTKLDIVDFKATRELPFALPGGNVGLAIGGEHRQEKLNNPSFGGSEDGSINSSYTAAFGDSKVSAVYIEALAPILKSVEVTGALRYDHYDKFNSTTPKLGIKWTPVKTFALRGTYTEGFRAPSAAENNTRSQATGSASVQDPVRCPTNAAGVPTPIAGASQGDCSISISSIKIGNPDLKPEESKGYTLGLVWDPFDGTSLAVDGFKIKRENEINPVSYAEAATRPGAVRNDNNLKDAAGNVIPNSGTLLVVQGAYRNSSFTEVSGVDVEIKQRLRLGEYGKATIGLTWTHIASFLRAESDTLRYQFAGTHGNCDTSNCMGTPKNKLNLTASWDIGAWNFSGTANWRDSMKNIRYEGAPCASQFADGTVAPNGCKLASFTTVDLSTRWNVSKQLTMFASVANVFDKVAPLDPLTYGGMSFNPLDNSGAVGRYFKFGAQYKFF